The Terriglobales bacterium genome has a segment encoding these proteins:
- a CDS encoding KpsF/GutQ family sugar-phosphate isomerase has product MKHVGEEVVRVEAEALRALADRIAGPMAQAFEGAVDLLYSCAGRAVVTGMGKSGIVARKIAATLSSTGTPALFLHPAEAVHGDLGMLARGDVVLALSSSGETEEILNLLASIKRLGLKLISMTGDRMYAAADTPAPASTLARAADVALDCSIDREACSLGLAPTTSTTTMLALGDALAVALAQRRGFKEEDFADLHPGGKLGKRLSRVGSLMHTGEAVPVVAPSARMPDVIYEMSRKGLGVTTVAEDGRLVGIISDGDLRRLLEKRGKQVLDLTAADCMTRSPKTIGPEEFATAALAVMEQKKITSLVVVDGNGRLQGILHLHDLWGTEMV; this is encoded by the coding sequence ATGAAACACGTGGGCGAAGAGGTGGTTCGGGTCGAGGCGGAAGCGCTGCGCGCGCTCGCCGACCGCATTGCCGGTCCCATGGCCCAGGCCTTCGAGGGCGCCGTCGACCTGCTCTACTCCTGCGCCGGGCGCGCCGTCGTGACCGGCATGGGCAAGAGCGGCATCGTGGCGCGCAAGATCGCGGCCACGCTCAGCTCCACCGGCACCCCGGCGCTCTTTCTGCACCCGGCCGAGGCCGTGCACGGCGACCTGGGCATGCTGGCGCGCGGCGACGTGGTCCTTGCCCTTTCCTCGAGCGGCGAGACCGAAGAGATCCTTAATCTCCTGGCCAGCATCAAACGTCTCGGACTGAAGCTCATCTCCATGACGGGCGATCGCATGTACGCAGCCGCCGATACCCCCGCACCCGCCTCCACTCTGGCCCGTGCCGCCGATGTCGCCCTCGACTGCTCCATCGACCGCGAAGCCTGTTCGCTTGGCCTGGCGCCCACGACTTCCACTACGACCATGCTGGCGCTGGGCGACGCCCTGGCCGTGGCTCTGGCCCAGCGTCGCGGCTTCAAGGAAGAGGACTTCGCCGACCTGCATCCCGGCGGCAAGCTGGGCAAGCGCCTGTCGCGCGTGGGTTCGCTCATGCACACCGGCGAGGCGGTCCCCGTAGTAGCGCCCTCGGCCAGGATGCCCGATGTCATCTACGAGATGTCGCGCAAGGGTTTGGGCGTGACCACGGTGGCCGAGGACGGCCGCCTGGTGGGCATCATCTCCGATGGCGACCTGCGCCGCCTGCTGGAGAAGCGCGGCAAGCAGGTGCTGGACCTCACCGCCGCCGACTGCATGACCCGTTCGCCCAAGACCATCGGCCCGGAAGAGTTCGCCACCGCCGCCCTGGCCGTGATGGAGCAGAAGAAGATCACTTCGCTGGTGGTCGTAGACGGCAACGGCCGCCTGCAAGGCATCCTGCATCTGCACGACCTGTGGGGAACGGAGATGGTCTAG
- a CDS encoding secondary thiamine-phosphate synthase enzyme YjbQ — translation MKFHTEYLTFNTRKHREYIHITPQVEAAVGKSGVKEGMVLVSAMHITASVYVNDHESGLIADIDEWLEKLAPFRKDYRHHHTGETNGDSHLKSLLMHHEVTLPITNGRLDLGPWQRVFYAEFDGRRPKRVIIKVMGE, via the coding sequence ATGAAATTCCACACCGAATACCTGACCTTCAACACCCGCAAGCACCGCGAGTACATCCACATCACTCCGCAGGTGGAAGCGGCCGTCGGCAAGAGCGGCGTGAAGGAGGGCATGGTCCTGGTCTCGGCCATGCACATCACCGCCTCGGTCTATGTGAACGACCACGAATCCGGCTTGATCGCCGATATCGACGAATGGCTGGAGAAGCTGGCGCCCTTCCGCAAGGATTACCGCCACCACCACACCGGCGAAACCAACGGCGACTCCCACCTGAAGAGCCTGCTCATGCACCACGAGGTCACGCTGCCTATCACCAACGGCCGGCTCGACCTCGGCCCCTGGCAGCGGGTCTTCTACGCCGAATTCGACGGCCGCCGTCCCAAGCGTGTGATCATCAAGGTGATGGGCGAGTAA
- a CDS encoding OsmC family protein yields the protein MTDYRYKVDAHWTEGRRGRVLGEGVTQDLDFSAPPEFQGEIGFWTPEHFFVAAVSSCFVATFAAIAEMSKFEALDLEVSAVGTLAKSEGGFRFTDLELRPVLTVAHEHDRDRGMRLLEKAERSCLVTRSLSTPVRMQALVRVAETVAV from the coding sequence ATGACCGATTACCGCTACAAGGTGGATGCGCACTGGACCGAGGGCCGCCGCGGCCGGGTACTGGGCGAAGGAGTGACGCAGGACCTGGATTTTTCCGCGCCGCCGGAGTTCCAGGGCGAGATCGGGTTCTGGACACCGGAGCATTTCTTCGTGGCGGCGGTGAGCAGTTGCTTCGTGGCCACGTTCGCGGCCATCGCCGAGATGTCGAAGTTCGAGGCGCTGGATCTGGAAGTGAGCGCCGTGGGCACGCTCGCCAAAAGCGAGGGAGGCTTCCGCTTCACGGACCTCGAACTGCGTCCGGTGCTGACCGTCGCCCATGAGCACGACCGCGACCGCGGGATGCGCCTGCTGGAGAAGGCCGAGCGCTCATGCCTGGTGACGCGCTCGCTCTCCACGCCGGTGCGGATGCAGGCGTTGGTGCGGGTGGCCGAGACGGTGGCGGTGTAA